The following are encoded in a window of Flavobacterium psychrotrophum genomic DNA:
- a CDS encoding sugar phosphate isomerase/epimerase family protein: MKIKFGASLLSWITPLWTAEAGHYAIKKTAKTGFDLIEILLPNSMDFDAPTVKRQLKENNLGVACSLNLPKEAHIPFYPKEALALMQKALDKTAALDATFLGGVLHGGIGVFSGNSLTEDEKEIITDVWGQAAVYADKRGITIGIEPINRYESYVCNTAANVRELTEKTGVSNLALHLDTFHMNIEEANFYDPVIASGSLLKHIHITESNRGMPGEGTVNWDELFAALRAIDFEGNLVLENFSSSVPGMQQAVSLWQKSPHDAQELAVGSLQFLKERLL; encoded by the coding sequence ATGAAAATAAAATTTGGAGCTTCGCTACTATCATGGATTACGCCATTATGGACGGCAGAGGCGGGACACTATGCCATAAAAAAAACGGCAAAAACAGGTTTTGACCTGATTGAGATACTCTTGCCAAACAGCATGGACTTTGATGCGCCAACCGTAAAAAGACAGCTTAAAGAAAACAATCTTGGAGTAGCCTGCTCACTTAACCTGCCTAAAGAAGCACATATCCCTTTTTATCCTAAAGAAGCTCTGGCATTAATGCAAAAAGCCCTGGATAAAACAGCAGCACTAGATGCCACCTTTTTAGGAGGGGTATTGCACGGTGGTATTGGTGTGTTTAGCGGTAACTCACTTACAGAAGATGAGAAAGAAATTATTACCGATGTATGGGGCCAGGCCGCTGTCTATGCCGATAAGCGGGGTATAACCATTGGCATAGAACCCATAAACCGTTATGAAAGTTACGTTTGTAATACAGCGGCTAATGTTAGGGAACTTACAGAAAAAACAGGCGTGAGTAACCTTGCCCTGCATCTGGATACCTTTCATATGAATATTGAAGAAGCTAATTTTTACGATCCCGTTATAGCATCCGGTTCATTGCTAAAGCATATACATATTACCGAGAGCAACCGGGGTATGCCGGGCGAAGGTACCGTTAACTGGGATGAGCTGTTTGCAGCGCTCAGGGCAATTGACTTTGAGGGTAACTTAGTCCTGGAGAATTTTTCGTCTTCCGTTCCCGGGATGCAGCAGGCGGTTTCGTTATGGCAAAAGTCGCCGCATGACGCACAGGAGTTAGCTGTTGGGAGTTTACAGTTTTTGAAAGAAAGATTATTATAA
- a CDS encoding carbohydrate porin, which produces MIPGFYYRLTFIYVLLLGSFAGNSQITITNKNFSFGTTGRIGFGYSPDIEGHTGRQLNLLGHGSLGGRMDQGDYVDLLPAFHFMPVNANKDSTAIDFQVRLAFYSSNGTFLGNVHSGSINGMIVSLPEAFVEARNIVGSPWTVWAGARYMRYDDIHIADYFYFDDHSSQGFGIKYKKSSFSMFFPAAIDTTSSNVTPYSYANIISSSKVLAYRQREVMVGEHSFNITKTHLVKLLAEYHYVSAVRKNADPTYPSDYGFVLGAKISSVLTTPKPGSFNQFSARYGWGIANGGDSGSTQTWRTFGAPRQGDQTYKGAYSFTMVEHLMLNFSNRISLNPYAVFTQSRGAGSTKDKATDFYGREIYNYKVDVALGTRVIYYLKDWLHLVSELHYTSRTDGNNPAESMVKVALAPTIVPTAERSPWARPHIRFIAEVARYNNQAKNTMYSPFLEQAGHKRLGTYFGIRSEWWVF; this is translated from the coding sequence ATGATACCCGGCTTTTATTACAGGCTCACTTTTATCTACGTTTTGTTGCTTGGCAGCTTTGCCGGAAACAGCCAGATAACAATAACTAATAAAAATTTCTCCTTTGGCACTACCGGGCGGATAGGGTTTGGCTATTCGCCGGATATTGAAGGGCATACCGGCCGACAACTAAACCTTTTGGGTCATGGTTCGTTAGGTGGGCGGATGGATCAGGGCGATTATGTAGACCTGCTTCCGGCCTTTCATTTCATGCCGGTAAATGCAAATAAGGACAGCACTGCTATAGACTTTCAGGTACGGCTTGCCTTTTATTCATCTAACGGTACATTTTTGGGTAATGTACATTCAGGATCAATAAATGGCATGATTGTAAGCCTGCCTGAAGCCTTTGTAGAAGCGCGCAATATTGTAGGCAGCCCCTGGACGGTTTGGGCAGGGGCACGCTACATGCGTTATGATGACATACACATTGCCGATTATTTTTACTTTGACGACCACTCGTCTCAGGGGTTTGGCATAAAATATAAAAAGAGCTCGTTCTCTATGTTCTTTCCGGCAGCTATAGATACTACTTCGTCTAACGTTACGCCATATTCTTATGCTAACATTATATCAAGCAGTAAAGTACTGGCATACCGGCAGCGCGAGGTAATGGTGGGCGAGCATAGTTTTAACATTACAAAAACACATTTGGTTAAGCTATTAGCAGAGTATCATTATGTTTCGGCTGTTAGAAAAAATGCCGACCCTACATACCCGTCAGACTACGGTTTTGTACTGGGAGCTAAAATAAGCTCTGTGCTTACTACACCAAAACCAGGATCGTTTAACCAGTTTTCGGCGCGCTACGGCTGGGGCATAGCAAATGGGGGAGATAGCGGCAGTACGCAGACCTGGCGTACCTTTGGCGCTCCACGACAGGGCGACCAGACCTATAAAGGAGCTTATTCTTTTACTATGGTAGAGCACCTGATGCTAAACTTTTCAAACAGAATAAGCCTTAACCCTTATGCGGTTTTTACACAAAGTAGGGGTGCGGGAAGTACTAAAGATAAAGCGACCGATTTTTATGGCCGTGAAATTTATAATTACAAAGTAGATGTAGCCCTGGGCACCAGGGTTATATATTATCTTAAAGACTGGCTGCACCTGGTTTCAGAACTGCACTACACATCGCGTACAGATGGTAATAATCCAGCAGAGTCTATGGTTAAGGTAGCACTTGCACCTACCATTGTACCCACTGCCGAGCGTAGCCCCTGGGCAAGGCCGCACATAAGGTTTATTGCAGAGGTGGCACGCTATAATAACCAGGCTAAAAACACCATGTATTCGCCATTTTTAGAGCAGGCCGGACATAAAAGGCTGGGAACCTACTTTGGAATCCGATCAGAATGGTGGGTATTCTAA
- the fucP gene encoding L-fucose:H+ symporter permease — translation MSQAKFTEKKYTVTFIFVTSLFLFWAIAITMGDVLNKHFQNVLHITKSESGMVQLSIFGAYAVMGIPAGLFMKKYGYKKGVLLGLILYALGAFLFVPAAQNESFAFFRVALFILASGLATLETVAHPFVASLGDERTSDQRINFAQSFNGLGAIIGPLLGGFFILNTEGAEGLESVKSLYLIIGGVILAIALAFWFVKVPALKDPHGGHTDNEVAIEGGEVITNAPLYRQRHFMWAVLAQFFNIGAQGGTWAYFINYGVEKNGLADNQVAYYFSLSMAMMMVGRFIGTFLMRYIAPNRLLAVYCVCNMVLCIIISQSFGWVSFGALVMLNFFLSVMYPTIFSLGLKKLGNKTEQASSFLVMAMFGGAVFPPVMGIVANTNIAYAYLLPIVCYVVILLFAVKYYKPKTLGVKSIALNKSTV, via the coding sequence ATGTCGCAAGCTAAATTTACCGAGAAAAAATATACCGTTACATTTATATTCGTAACATCGCTCTTCCTGTTTTGGGCCATAGCCATTACCATGGGCGATGTGCTTAACAAGCACTTCCAGAATGTATTGCACATTACCAAGTCAGAATCGGGTATGGTGCAGTTGTCTATATTTGGAGCCTATGCCGTTATGGGCATCCCCGCAGGGCTGTTCATGAAAAAATACGGCTACAAAAAAGGTGTGCTGTTAGGGCTTATACTGTACGCACTGGGAGCATTCCTTTTTGTTCCGGCGGCTCAAAACGAATCGTTCGCCTTTTTTAGGGTAGCGTTATTTATACTGGCATCAGGACTTGCAACACTTGAGACGGTAGCACATCCATTTGTGGCTTCACTGGGAGATGAGCGAACCAGCGACCAACGCATTAATTTTGCACAATCGTTTAATGGCCTTGGTGCTATTATAGGGCCATTATTAGGTGGTTTCTTTATACTGAATACCGAAGGTGCCGAAGGTTTAGAGTCGGTTAAGAGCCTGTACCTTATCATTGGCGGTGTCATACTTGCCATAGCACTGGCCTTTTGGTTTGTAAAAGTGCCTGCGCTAAAAGACCCGCACGGCGGCCATACAGATAATGAGGTTGCTATCGAAGGAGGAGAGGTTATTACCAACGCACCATTATACCGCCAGCGTCATTTTATGTGGGCGGTACTGGCCCAGTTTTTCAACATAGGCGCACAAGGCGGTACCTGGGCATATTTCATAAACTATGGTGTAGAAAAAAACGGCCTTGCAGATAACCAGGTGGCCTATTATTTTTCGCTTAGTATGGCAATGATGATGGTGGGGCGTTTTATAGGCACCTTCTTAATGCGCTACATTGCGCCTAACAGGCTGCTTGCCGTGTACTGTGTTTGTAATATGGTATTATGTATCATTATATCGCAAAGCTTTGGCTGGGTATCTTTTGGGGCGCTGGTTATGCTCAATTTCTTTTTGAGTGTAATGTATCCTACTATATTTAGTCTTGGCTTAAAAAAATTAGGCAATAAAACAGAACAGGCTTCGTCATTTTTAGTAATGGCCATGTTTGGCGGGGCAGTTTTTCCGCCGGTAATGGGTATCGTGGCTAACACAAATATTGCCTATGCTTACCTGCTGCCTATAGTATGTTATGTTGTAATACTGCTGTTTGCGGTAAAATACTATAAGCCTAAAACACTGGGTGTAAAATCTATTGCTTTAAATAAGAGTACGGTATGA